The nucleotide window AGGCCGGGGCGCAGCTCGCGCATCTGGACGCGCAGCGCGGCGGCCTTCTCGTTCAGTTCCCGCTGACGCTCACGCAGCGGCGCGAGGTCTTCTTCCATCTCGTCGGCCCGCTCGCCGAGCTGCTGGATACGGCTGCCGTACTGCGACTGCGCGCGGGCGTCGTAGGCGTTCTTGTCCTGCTCCTCGCGGGCGCGCTCGATCTGCTCGCGGGTGCCGGCCAGGTCCTGCTCCTGGCCGCGCACGCGCCGGTCGACGTCCTCCAGGGTGATCTCGGTGTCCTCGAGGTCGTTGTTCAGTCGTTCCTGCTCGTTGCGGGCGGCCCGCAGGTCGTCGGGGATGTTCAGCTCCTCATCGCGCAGGCGGTCGAGGTTCAGGTCGAGTTCCTGAACGCGTTGCAGGCGGTGAAGGGGGGTCGTGTCGCTCATTCTTTGCAGTCTACCCCCATGTTCCCCCTGCGCCCGGAGCGTGCCTACCTCATGAACGGAACCCCTGGCGGCTGCACGGCGGGTCAGGTGTGCCGGTCCACGCCCACCTGCGGGCAGAAACCGCGCATGGAGCACGCTGCGCAGTCCGGCGTGCGCGCCTGGCAGACCCGGCGGCCGTGCAGGATCAGCGCGTGGTGCAGGAACACCCAGCGCTCCCGCGGGAAGAGTTTCTGCAGGTCAGCCTCCACGCGGTCCGGGTTGGTCTGCGCGCTGAGGCCCAGCCGCCGGGCCAGGCGGCCCACGTGCGTGTCCACTGCAATGGCGGGGTAGCCGTAGGCGTTGCTGAGGACCACATTCGCGGTCTTGCGGCCCGCGCCGGGCAGCGCCACCACGGCGTCGAAATCGTTCGGCACGTCGCCGCCGTGGCGCTCGACCAGCAGCCGCGCCAGCGCCGCCAGGTTCCGCGCCTTGCCGCGGTACAGGCCGATGCTGCGGATCAGCGGTTCGATGTCCTCCGGCGTGGCCGCGCTCATGGCGTGGGCGTCCGGGTAGCGCGCGAACAGGGCGGGTGTGGCGGCGTTCACACTGACGTCCGTGGCCTGCGCGCTGAGCACCGTGGCGACCAGCAGTTCGAAGGGCGTGGTGAAGGCCAGTTCGGTGCGGGCGTCCGGGTACGCGGCCTCGAGCGCGGCCAGCACCAGCGGAGCGCGGGTCCGGGCGCCGGCTGGCACGCGGGTGGTCACGGCGGAGCGGGTCACGTCCGTAGGCTAGCGTGCTTCGCCGCGTCGTCCCGTTCTCACCTGCCACCTGCCCGAGGAGAGTGACGGGATGGTCAGGACATGCATAGACAGCTCATCCATACGAACTGTTAACGCGGGAAGGACGGTGTAACACTCGCCAGTATGATCAGCGGATTCCAGAAATTCCTACTGCGCGGCAACCTCATTGACCTGGCCGTCGGCGTGCTGATCGGCGCGGCCTTCGGCAAGGTCGTGGACACGTTTACTAAGGGCATCATCATGCCCATCATCGGGATCTTCGGGGGCGTGCCCAACTTCGATGCCCTGAAGTTCACCATCAATAAGAGCGAGTTCATGTACGGCACCTTTCTCACGTCGCTGATCAGCTTCGTCATCACTGCCGCAATCATCTACTTCTTCGTGATCGTGCCGTTCAACGCCCTGATGGACCGCTTCAAGCGCGAAGAGAAACCCGCCGTCGCCGAGCCCAGCAACGAGGAGAAGCTGCTGGCCGAGATCCGCGACGCGCTGCGCGCACGTCCCTGAATCCGGCCTTCCCTGCTCAGACGCGCGGCCTGCACTGCAGGCCGCGCGTCGTGTCGGGCTATCCGGACAGCCCCACCACGCTCCTCTGTGCAGACGCGTAGCTTGAGCCCATGACCGATCCTGCCCATGACCCCGCCCCCTGGGCCTACGAGACGGCCGCCGTCCAGACCGCCATTCCGCGCGGCCTGGGCGAGACCATCGGCTTTCCCATCCATGCCGCCGCCGCGTTCCAGTTCGACACGCTGGAAGAGGCGCAGGAGGAATTCCAGGTCAACGGCGGCCTGAGCTACGCCCGGTTGCAGAATCCCACGGTGCGCGCCCTGGAAACCCGCGTCAGTGCCCTGGAGGGCGGCGCGGCGACCGTGGCCGTGGCGAGCGGACAGGCGGCCACCCTGACCAGCATCCTGAGCGTGTGCCGCGCCGGGGACCACGTGGTCTCCGCCGCGAGTCTGTTCGGCGGCACCACCGGCATGCTCACCAACATCCTGCCGCTGATGGGCATCACCGCGACGCTGGTGGACGGCACGCCCGACGCCATCCGGGGTGCCATGCGCGAGACCACCCGCCTCGTGTGGGCCGAGATGATCAGCAACCCCGCCGGGGACGTGCCGGATATCGCCGCGCTGGCCGACGTCGCGCACGGGCACGGCGCGCTGCTGGCCATCGACAACACCTGCGGCGGCGTGGGCTACCTGTGCCGCCCGCTGGAGCACGGCGCGGACATCGTGTCGCAGTCCCTGACCAAGTGGGCGGGCGGACACGGCAGCGTGATGGGCGGCAGCGTGACCGTCGGCACGCGGCACGACCTGAGCCGCACGCCCATCTACACCGACGGCGGCGAGCAGAGCCTCCTGAGGGTGCGCGGCGAGCACGCCCTGGCGTGGCGTCAGCGCTGGCTGGGCGCTCACCAGATCGGCATGACGCTCGCCCCGCACTCCGCGTTCCTGATCGCGCAGGGTCTGGAGACGCTGGCCCTGCGCGTGTCGCGCGAGAGCGCCACCGCCCTGGCGCTGGCCCAGTGGCTCCAGGCGCACCCCCGCGTCGGGAAGGTCAGTTACCCCGGCCTGCCGGACCACCGCTTTCACGCCAACGCGGCGAGGCAACTGCCGCGCGGGCAGGGCGCCGTGCTGACCTTCGAGGTGCCGGACCCGTCCGCGTTCCTGGCGCGGGTGCGCGTGCTGCGCATCGCCCCGAACCTCGGTGACGTCCGCACGCTGGTCGTGCACCCGTGGACGACCACGCACGGCCGCGTGCCCGAAGCTGCCCGCCACGCGGCCGGCGTCACCCCCACCACCATCCGCATGAGCGTGGGCGTGGAAGACCTGGCGGACCTCCAGGCGGACATCGAACAGGCGTTGTAGTCGCAGAGAGCGGAGAGCAGAGGGCCAGATCGGCGCCCTCTGCTCTCCGGTCGTTCCTGTTTCGACCCTGCCGCGCGAAACCTGGTGTTACAGCCAGGCTTTCTTGCCGATCACGTATTCGCGTTCAAAGTCCGCGTCGGACTTGGTCAGGTAGATGATGCCCTCGACCAGGCCCAGCAGACCGATGGCGCCGCTCACCAGGCTTGCCAGCGGCACGGTCACGATCAGGCCCACGCCCAGCGTGATCAGGCCCAGCAGCAGCGCGAGGATCCACACGCCCACGTTCACGCCCAGCATGATCAGGCCCGGCGTGGTCATGCCCAGGTAGAACTTGTGCACGCCCAGGCTGCCCAGGATGATGCCCAGCAGGCCCGCGATCACCTTCTTCTGCCCCACGTCCCCGGACGAGATCGCGGAATTCACCTGCTGCATGGCCTGACGGGCCGACGCGCCCAGCGAGTCGAAGTCGCTGCGGGGCTCGGCCGGCGCCGTGTACGGCCCCTGCGGCATGACCGGGTCTTTGGCCTGCGCGCCGGTGGCCCGGGAGACCCAGTCGGTGTCGGCGGGCGCGGTCGGCGCGGCGCGCGGCGCGGGCTCGGGAATCCTCAGGTCTTCCGGCCATGCAGACGCCGCCTGGGGCGCGGGCGTGACGGGCGTCCCCACGGGCGACGTCACTGCGGGCGCCGGGCGGGGGGCCGGGGCCGCCTGAGGGGCGTTCATCACGTCGTCCACCCACGAGGGCGAGGCGGCGGGCGGCGTGGGGGCCGCGGCGGGGCGGGTGGGCGCCGTGGGCGCGTTCAGCACCTCGTCTACCCAGGAGGGCGCGCCCTGCTGCGGAGTCCGTTCGGGGCCACCTTTGTCGTCAGGGTTCGTCATGCCCCACAGTACGCCGTCAAGCGCCCGGCGGTTTCATCCTCCGAAAGAACGTGCCCGGGGGATCAGGAAGCGCTCTGCCCACGCGTGCCGCGCGCGACGATCACTGGCAGCGGCACCGTGACCGCGCCGTCTGCGAATAGCGGCGCGAGCTCTGCACGGTGTTCCGCCTCGACCCGCGCGCGGCTGTCCGGGCTGAGGGCCGACAGCGGCTGTCCCTCCAGCCCGGCCTCGATGTCCCCCCAGCGCTGCTCCACGTCCGCCAGGACATACGGAACGTCCGTCCGGGTCACAGTCACGTCCTCCAGCCCCGCCGCGACCAGCAGCTCACGCGCGGCGTCCAGGGTGGGAATCCGGCCCAGCGGTGGAAAGCCCGGCGTGACGCCGTGGGCGCCCAGGCGCCCGCGCCACAGGCCCGGCAGCGTGCCCAGCAGGCCCGGCCCGAACGACGAGTACAGCACCGCGCCCCCAGGCCGCACCACGCGCCGCCATTCCCGCAGCGCCGCGACCATGTCCGGGACGAAGAACAGGCCAGAGGCGCACACCACCACGTCGAACGACGCGTCACCAAACGGCAGGGCCGTGGCGTCCGCCTGCACGAAGGAGACGTTCTCCACGCCGGCTGCCCGCGTGCGCGCCATCCCCAGCATGCCGTCCGACAGATCGGTGCCCACCACGCGGACCGTCCCGCTGGTCTTTGCCGCGAGCGCCAGGGCCACGCTGCCTGTGCCCGTCATCACGTCCATCACGTCCTGCCCGGCCTGGACGTCCACCTGATCCGCGACGAACTGTGCGGTCAGGGTCAGAAATCCCATCCGGTCGTATGAGGCCGCGAGGTTGTCGAACTGCCGCTGGTTGCGCTGTTCGTGCCCGTCTTCTGGCGTCATGGTCCAGTGTAGACCGGCCTGGCCCAGGTCAGCGCTCCTGCGTCGTCCACAGGTCCAGCACCTCGCGGTGGTGGGGCAGCGCCCACAGGTCTTGCCGGGCCTCGTCGTCCGGCAGGGCGGCGGCCAGACGCTGCAGGCGGTGGTGCGCTCCGACAAGCAGGAGTCCGGCCCTGGGCTCACCGGCGGCCTGGAGCACCCGGATGCACGTCAGCCACACCCGCAGCGGCTCGTCGGCGCTGTCCAGCGTGCCGCCGGCGTCCAGAACCCCCAGGATGTCCTGGACGTGTTCCCGGGCGCTGGCCAGACCCCCCGCCGACAGCGCCACACGCGCCAGACCGGCCAGCGGCTCGCACGCCAGGTGCGGTTGCCGCAGCGCGCGGCGCAGTTCCAGGGCCTCACGGTATGCGGCCGACGCTTCGTCGGCGCGTCCCAGCGCGGCCAGGGCGTGGCCCCGCACGGTCAGGGCGCTGGCGACTTCCGCCAGCGCCCCCAGCCCGCGGGCGATGTCCAGCGCGTGGGCGCTCGTGGCCTCGGCGGCGGCGTGGTTCCCCTGGTGGTGCTCCAGCAGGCCCACGTACGCCAGCGTGTAGCCCTCGGCCCAGCGGTTGTTCCTGGCGCGCTTGAGTTCCAGGGACGCCTCGTAGCCGGCCCGCGCCGCCGCGTACCGGCCGGTGGCGTGCTCCACCATGGCCACGTTGTTCAGCTCGTAACTCTCGGACACCCGGTCGCCCAGCGTGCGCGCGGCCGCCAGCGCCGCGTCCAGATGAACGCGGGCCGCCGCGTACCTCCCCAGCCGCAGGGCGCTCAGGCCGGCGCCCTCGTGGGCCAGCAGGCAGCCGCGGGCATCGGCGATCGCCTCGGCAACGGCCAGCGCGTCCTCGAACGACTGCTGGGAGGCCGCGAACTCGGCCCGCGCGCTGGCCTGAGCGCCCAGACCGATCAGCAGATACACCTCGCCCCGCCGGTCGCCGATGGAACGCGCCTTGCCCAGCGCCCGGGCAGACAGCGCGGCGGCCTCGTCTAGGTCGCCGCGCTTGCGGGCCACACTGCCCAGGTTGTTCAGGGCATTGACCTCGGACTGCACGTCCCCCAGGGCCACGAAGAGGTCGAGGGCGGCCCGGTAGCTGGCGTCGGCCGCGTCCAGCTGCCCGGAGTTGTCTTCCAGGCTGCCGAGCGCGAGCAGGGCCCGGCCCTCGTGCCGACGGCTGCCGACGCTGCGCGCGGTGGCCAGGGCGCGCTCCAGCAGGGTCTGCGCCTCCGTGGCCCGGTCACCCTGGCGGTTGACGGCCACCCCCCGCAGGTGCAGCGCCCGGGCCAGCAGGATCTGGTCGCCCGCCGCGCTCGCCAGCGCCTCGGCGTGCTGGGCGGCCTGCGCCGCCGCGTCCAGATCCGCGGTGCTGTTGGCATACCCGGCCTGTGCCAGGGCGACTCGCGCCCGGTGGGCGTCGTCCAGGCCGGCCGCCAGCGTCTCCAGGGCTGTCAGGTCGGCCCGCTCCTCGGCGCGCCGGCCCAGCACGCTGTACACCTCCTGGCGGGCCAGCAGCGCGCCGAAGCGTTCGGCGCCCTCGTCCGCCGGAATCAGGGCCAGCGCGCGGGTCAAGTACTCCAGGGCGAGGTCGTGGGCGTAGCGTCTCGCCGCGTCCTGGCCGGCCACGCGCAGGTAACGCCGCGCCCTGGGCTCGTCGCCGGCCGCCAGGAAATGGTGCGCCAGCGGCACCGCGATGGCGTCGGCACCGTCCCCGTACAGCGCTTCCAGGGCCTCGCCCACGTCCTGGTGCAGGTACGCCCGCTCGACCGCGTCCAGCTGGGCGTAGAGGTGGCGCTGGAACAGGCCGTGCCGGAAGCTGTAGCGGGCCAGCCGCTGCGTGCCGGCCCGCTCCAGGCCAAGGGCGCTGACCAGCTGGTGCTGCCGGTCAAGCGCTCCGCTGAGCTGACGTACCAGACCGCGCGCCTCGACCGAGCGCACCCGCGCCACGACCTCGGCCGTGAACTGCTCTCCCTCCACGCTGCCCACCGCCAGGGCCTCGCGCAGATCGGCACTCAGGCGCGCGACGCGCTCGGCGATCACGGCCTCGATCCGGGCAGGCAGGGTGTCCCAGTCGAGGTGGGCGCCCGGTGTCCAGCGGCCCTGGGCGTCCACGAGCAGATCACCGCGTTCCTGCATGGCCCGCAGCAGCTCGGCCACGAACAGCGGGTGGCCGCTGGTGTGCGCGTGCAGCGCGTGCCGGAAGTCCTCGTCCAGCGCGTTGGGTTCCTGGTCGAGCAGGGCGTCCACGAAGGCGCGGCCGGAACGCTGACGGGCCGCGTCCAGATCGAGCGTGATGTCGCCGCCGTAGCGTTGCAGTTCGTTCACCGCGCCCTCCAGCGGGTGGCGCTCGCCGCCGCGGCCCAGCGCCACCTCGTCGGGCCGGTACGTGCCGATCAGCAGGATCCGGCTGCCCTCCAGGCGGCGGCCCAGCCGGAACAGCAGCGCCAGCGAGGCCGCGTCGGCCCACTGCAGGTCGTCCAGCACGATCAGCAGCGGCTGTTCGCGTGCCATGGCCAGCAGGACGTTGGTGTACTGCTCGAAGATCTGATCCTGGGTCACGCCCTGGCGCGGACCCTCGCGTTCGGCCTGACGCCGCAGTTTCTCGGCCCACACAGCCTGGGTGGCGAAGGTGCCGATCTTGAAGACCAGATCGGCGCCGGGAACGAGCAGGCCGACCAGATCGGGGCCGAACTCGGCGATCGCCTTGCCCGACACCTCGAACAGGCGCTGCGCGCTGGTCTTGCTGTCGCCGAGCGCCCGGCTGGCAGCGGCCGCAGTGCCGGTCAGGACGCCGAGCACTTCCCGCAGGGGCAGGTAGGCGTCGCCCGCGCCGGTGCGCGCGTCGCACTGGCCGACCGCGCACAGCAGGTCCGGCACGCCCGCCTGCGCTTCGTGCAGGAACGCCTGCACCACGCTCGATTTGCCGCTGCCGGCCTCGCCCACGACGAAGCGGACCTGGCCCTGACCGCCCAGCGCCCGGCCCAGGGCACCGCTCAGGGCGGCGAGTTCCGGTTCACGGGCGACGACAGGGGACGTGGCCATGAAAACACTGTATCCGGCGGCCGCCGCCAGACCCGCCAACATGTGGCACCGCGGCCGGCACCGGTCAGAGCATCGGTCCCTCCAGCATCGCCAGCCCCGGACGCGCTCCCACGGGATCGGCCATGAACTGCGCTGTCCGGATCAGGAAACCATGCGGTCATACGACCCCGCGAGTGTGCCGAACTGCCGCCAGTTGCGTTGCTTGTAGCCGTCTGAAGTTGCCATGACCCTCAATACGCAGCTGTCAAGGCCGCGTCGTGGGCTCACAGGCCGGGAATCGGCGCGGCCACGTCCTTGATCGGCTGACCACCGGCCGCCGAGTCGCTGCCGATCCGCGTGGTCGCGTCGTCCAGGGTCTGGATATCCGCGTCGCTGAGCTGCCCGGCCTTTGCCCTGTTCCCGATGGCCGTGAACGACCCCTTGAGCTTGACGAGTTCCCCATCGAGCTTCTGCAGCAGCGGGTCGTGACTGTTATGTGCGACCTTCTCCGCGACATTGACCTCGTGAGCCGCGAACAGCAGGGCCAGTCCGCCCTTGGCGAAGGTGGCCGTGCGCCCGGCCGCGCCGCTCGCAAAGCGCCCGGCCCGGTACGGCGTGAGCACCCAGTGGTGGAAGGCGTAATACGCCGCGCCCAGGTGCGCCACGAAACGCGTCTTGTCCAGGATGGCGTGCGACGTGCTGAGTGGCCCCGCAGCGGCGGTCACGGCGGCCAGCAGGGTCAGGCGGCGAACGGTGGATGGAGTCATGCCGGCAGCGTGAGCGTGGGCGCTCACAGGCACATGAAACGGGAGATTACTCCCCCAGCACCGCCCGCGCCTGCGCGACCCGCTCCGGCACCGTGCCGCGCAGGTCGTGGAAGGGCACACCACGTGTGTGCAGCTCCTGCCGGATGAAGGCCTGCTGCACGGCGCGCACCTCGGTGTTCGCGCGCCAGCCGTCCTGCTCGTGCGGCAGGTCGGTATCGCACAGGAAGACGTGTGCGTAGCGGCGGCGGCAGGCGTCCGCCAGGGCATGCAGCTCCGGCAGGGCGGTGCCCGTCAGCAGGTACGACCACATCAGCGTGGTCGCGGCGTCCGTGTCGCTGACCACCCAGCGGTGCACGCCAGGCGTGGCCGCCGCCTCGGCCTCCAGCGCCCGGTGACCCCGCGCGATCTCCAGGAAGTGCTCCGGCGACAGCGCGCCGTGTTCGCGCTCGTACACGTCGCGGCCGTACTCGCGCACCCACGTGGTGCCCAGCGATTCGGCCAGCGCCCGCGTCAGGGTGCTCTTGCCGGTGCTCTCGGCGCCCAGGATCACCACCCGCCGCACGAACGTCGCGTACACCAGCGGATCGAGGAAGTGTCGCAGGCCGTGTACGTCCGCCCGCAGCGCCGTCCCGCTGACCGGTACAGTCACCCGCGCGGCGTCCACCGACACGTGCGCCGCGCCCAGCGACGCCGCGAACGCCTCGCCGTAAGCCTCCGACGTGAATACTGCGTCCGGTCGCACGCCCCAGCCGTCCAGCACGCCCCGGACATACGCGCGGTGCGCCGCGTCCGGCTCGGTGTTCAGCGGCGGGTTCGGCGCGTCTGGCAGCAGCTCCAGCCCTGGAAACAGCCGCGCCGGGTACAGCTCGCGGAGCCACCCGCGACGCAGGGGCGACGGCATATCAGGAAAGTCGGGCCGCGAGTACACCCACACGCTCACCCGGTCGCACGCCGCCAGCGCCCGGTCGAGCACGAGCATGTGGCCCCGGTGCAGGGGCGCGAACTTGCCCACGACCAGACCATGCCGGAACTCAGGCAAACGTGACCGCCCGCCGCTCGTCGCGCCGCCACGCGCGCCAGCCGTGCACGCTCATGCCGGCCAGCACGAACTGGAGCGCGAACAGCACCCAGTACGCCGCGTGCCAGAAGTACACCGCCTGCACGGCATTCACCACGATCCACACCGGCCACGACCACGCCCAGCGGCGCGTGGTGCCGAAGTTCGCCACCAGCGACAACGTCACCGCCACGAACTGCACCCCATTCCACGCCGCCGAGAAGTCCGTGACCGCCACGGTGTACGCGAAGATCGCCACGCTCGCCACCCACGTCACCCCGTACCACAGCGGCTCGTTGAAGCGCACCTCTCCCCGCGAGCGCCGCCCCTCCAGGTGCCACAGGTACAGCCCGTGAATACCGAACAGCAGGTACGTGACCTGCAAGCCCGCCAGCATCCACTGCCCGCCGCTCAGGAACAGCAGGAAGTACGGCAGCAGCGACAGGTTGCTCCAGTGCCAGTACACGCTGGACTTCGACCACAGGAAGTACAGGCTGACCAGCACGCACACGCCGCCCGACAGGTCGAGCAGCAGCGGGGGAATCTCCAGGCCGAACACGTTCACGCTTCCTCCCGCAATTGCCCGCGCAGTTCCATCAGCAGCTCGCCCAGGCGGTTGCGGCCCGATCCGTTCCCACCGTCGGCCCAGTACGTATCGTTGCGCGTGTGCTCGATCAGCACGGCGTCCCCGGTGCCCAGCAGCAGCGCCCGCAACTCCGGATGCTGCGTGAACTTCGCGTGCAGCGCCGCGCGCATCACGTCGTCCTTCACGGCATTCCAGTCCGGGCGCAGGGGCAGGTCGCGCCGCCGGCCCATCTGCGCCGCCAGCATCGGCGTCGGCTGGGCGCGCAACTCCTCGGCGTGCGGCGTCCCGGCGAACTTCTGCGCTTGGAAGTAATGCTCGGACGTCGGCCACTCGATGCCGTCCAGCACGACGGGGTGCCGGCTGAAATTGCTGAACTCCCCGTAGGGTTTGTCAGTCGCGTAGAAGAGGATCGGTTCCACGGTTCAGTCCTCCGGGAGGTGGGTCACAGAATTGATCCGGCCTGGGAAGCCCTCGCCCACAAAATGTGCGACCACACGGATCGGCCCGATGATCGCCGCGTTGAACGCTCCAAGTTCCTCGGCCGGCACCCACAGTTCCTGATGCCGATCCTGAGCACCCACCACCTGAATGGCATAGCGGGTGGCGACGTCCGCACGCACGTCGAACTCCGTCACGAAACCCACGGGTGGAGCATTGCGTGCCGCGTTCCAGTCCCGCGCGATCTCCTCCGCATACGGGCGGTTGAGCACCGGGTAGAAGATCGGCTGATCCGGCAACCTGGGCGGCCACGCACGCCACCCGGAGTCTGCCACCAGTTGCAACTCGTGCAGGCCCGTCGGCCGCCACAGTGTCACCGTAGCGCCGACTGCCGGCCATGGCACGGTGCGCTCCGCGTTGGCTGGAAAGAGGGTATCGAGCCAGTTATTCCTCATACGTCTGCGCCTCACCCTGACTGAGCATCGCCACCTGCCGCGCAAGGTCCGTGAGCTGCCACGCAAAGCCCATTCCTGTGTGTCGGGGGATATCCGCCAACCACTCGCCTTCCCGGCTGGTTACGGCTTCTTTCGTGAGCAGGCCGAGTTGCTGAAGCCCCAATAGGGCAGCCAAAAATTGCTGGCGGGTCAATCCCGGAATGGAAACTTGAGAATCGACCGGAATCATGTCGTGGTAAGGGTCTATTGGATCAAGCAGACGGAAGTATTCAAAGAAGACATGGAGTTCACGGTCGGATATGCTCTCAACAATTCGTAGGGTTTGGAATCGGTCGATTTGCGGTGCAGGATGAGCAAGTGTGCACCCCGCCAATGCACGTGCAATAAAACGCAGTTTCTTCTCCGACTCGGCGACTTCTGCCGCCCGAAGTGCTTGCATAACGTTTGCAGTGAACGCTTCTGAACGGACATAGTCGTGGTCGAGCATCAGGCGTCCCGCTGAAACTCTTTGGTTCAGGAGACCGACTTCGTACATGAGGGCCTGCTCCAGTTGCTCAATCTTCCGCTGACTCGCCGCGATATACACGCTCTGGAGAACGCCTGCTGGGATATTCACGCCCGGAATCAAGGACAGGATGGGCAACAGGCGTTCCAGTTGCTGGCTCATGCCCGCCCCCGCACCTCGTCCAGTGTGTCCCGTACCAGCAGTTCTCCGTTCCTGAACACGGTCCGCATCAGGCTGCCGGGGAAGTCGGTGTCGAAGGTCTTGTACGCCTTCGTGACCAGGCGGCCGTTCTCCTCGATCAGGTCGAGCACGCCGTCCTTGCTGCGCTTGCCGGGGTCGGTCACGGGGTCTTTGTAGATGCCCCGGTACGCGCCGTCGATCAGCCCGGCGCTGGCCTTGTACGCGAAACGCTGCGTGTCGCGGTCGACTTTCTGGAGCAGGGCGCCGCCCATGCCGAAGGCGACGTTCTCGGCGCTGTAGCCGTCCACATCGAGGTTACCCAGAATCTGGCGGATGGTCTGCTCGTCAATCCCGTCGCCCTGGATCACGCGGACGTGGTTGAGCACCTTGTAGCCCTTGCTGTTGGTGGTGGTGCCGTAGCGGGCGGCCAGCGCGTTCACGGCGAGGCGCACCATGGCGGGGGGGTCGCCACTGTCGGGGCGGACGACCAGGGTGCCGCCGGCGTCGATGACCTGCTGGCGCAGCGTGTCGCCCCACAGGTGGTTGATGGCATTCTTGAGGTCGTAACTGTCGCTCACGACGGCGTACACGCTGCCGGGCTTACTGAAGCGGGCGATCATGTTGCGGTAGGCGTCGACCTCGTGCTCCTTGCCCCAGCTGGTGATGGTGCTGTGCTCGGCGGC belongs to Deinococcus metalli and includes:
- the mscL gene encoding large conductance mechanosensitive channel protein MscL, which encodes MISGFQKFLLRGNLIDLAVGVLIGAAFGKVVDTFTKGIIMPIIGIFGGVPNFDALKFTINKSEFMYGTFLTSLISFVITAAIIYFFVIVPFNALMDRFKREEKPAVAEPSNEEKLLAEIRDALRARP
- a CDS encoding zinc ribbon domain-containing protein, whose product is MSDTTPLHRLQRVQELDLNLDRLRDEELNIPDDLRAARNEQERLNNDLEDTEITLEDVDRRVRGQEQDLAGTREQIERAREEQDKNAYDARAQSQYGSRIQQLGERADEMEEDLAPLRERQRELNEKAAALRVQMRELRPGLSALETRDDQRVQDLRDQGEADRQERATLAAGLDARTMREYDMIRKAKKGLGVVEIKGGRCSGCNVVLPVSIQQKAAQGKLPPVKCPSCGRFLIRLDLQ
- a CDS encoding TM2 domain-containing protein; translated protein: MTNPDDKGGPERTPQQGAPSWVDEVLNAPTAPTRPAAAPTPPAASPSWVDDVMNAPQAAPAPRPAPAVTSPVGTPVTPAPQAASAWPEDLRIPEPAPRAAPTAPADTDWVSRATGAQAKDPVMPQGPYTAPAEPRSDFDSLGASARQAMQQVNSAISSGDVGQKKVIAGLLGIILGSLGVHKFYLGMTTPGLIMLGVNVGVWILALLLGLITLGVGLIVTVPLASLVSGAIGLLGLVEGIIYLTKSDADFEREYVIGKKAWL
- a CDS encoding class I SAM-dependent methyltransferase is translated as MTPEDGHEQRNQRQFDNLAASYDRMGFLTLTAQFVADQVDVQAGQDVMDVMTGTGSVALALAAKTSGTVRVVGTDLSDGMLGMARTRAAGVENVSFVQADATALPFGDASFDVVVCASGLFFVPDMVAALREWRRVVRPGGAVLYSSFGPGLLGTLPGLWRGRLGAHGVTPGFPPLGRIPTLDAARELLVAAGLEDVTVTRTDVPYVLADVEQRWGDIEAGLEGQPLSALSPDSRARVEAEHRAELAPLFADGAVTVPLPVIVARGTRGQSAS
- a CDS encoding AAA family ATPase, which translates into the protein MPEFRHGLVVGKFAPLHRGHMLVLDRALAACDRVSVWVYSRPDFPDMPSPLRRGWLRELYPARLFPGLELLPDAPNPPLNTEPDAAHRAYVRGVLDGWGVRPDAVFTSEAYGEAFAASLGAAHVSVDAARVTVPVSGTALRADVHGLRHFLDPLVYATFVRRVVILGAESTGKSTLTRALAESLGTTWVREYGRDVYEREHGALSPEHFLEIARGHRALEAEAAATPGVHRWVVSDTDAATTLMWSYLLTGTALPELHALADACRRRYAHVFLCDTDLPHEQDGWRANTEVRAVQQAFIRQELHTRGVPFHDLRGTVPERVAQARAVLGE
- a CDS encoding ATP-binding protein, giving the protein MATSPVVAREPELAALSGALGRALGGQGQVRFVVGEAGSGKSSVVQAFLHEAQAGVPDLLCAVGQCDARTGAGDAYLPLREVLGVLTGTAAAASRALGDSKTSAQRLFEVSGKAIAEFGPDLVGLLVPGADLVFKIGTFATQAVWAEKLRRQAEREGPRQGVTQDQIFEQYTNVLLAMAREQPLLIVLDDLQWADAASLALLFRLGRRLEGSRILLIGTYRPDEVALGRGGERHPLEGAVNELQRYGGDITLDLDAARQRSGRAFVDALLDQEPNALDEDFRHALHAHTSGHPLFVAELLRAMQERGDLLVDAQGRWTPGAHLDWDTLPARIEAVIAERVARLSADLREALAVGSVEGEQFTAEVVARVRSVEARGLVRQLSGALDRQHQLVSALGLERAGTQRLARYSFRHGLFQRHLYAQLDAVERAYLHQDVGEALEALYGDGADAIAVPLAHHFLAAGDEPRARRYLRVAGQDAARRYAHDLALEYLTRALALIPADEGAERFGALLARQEVYSVLGRRAEERADLTALETLAAGLDDAHRARVALAQAGYANSTADLDAAAQAAQHAEALASAAGDQILLARALHLRGVAVNRQGDRATEAQTLLERALATARSVGSRRHEGRALLALGSLEDNSGQLDAADASYRAALDLFVALGDVQSEVNALNNLGSVARKRGDLDEAAALSARALGKARSIGDRRGEVYLLIGLGAQASARAEFAASQQSFEDALAVAEAIADARGCLLAHEGAGLSALRLGRYAAARVHLDAALAAARTLGDRVSESYELNNVAMVEHATGRYAAARAGYEASLELKRARNNRWAEGYTLAYVGLLEHHQGNHAAAEATSAHALDIARGLGALAEVASALTVRGHALAALGRADEASAAYREALELRRALRQPHLACEPLAGLARVALSAGGLASAREHVQDILGVLDAGGTLDSADEPLRVWLTCIRVLQAAGEPRAGLLLVGAHHRLQRLAAALPDDEARQDLWALPHHREVLDLWTTQER
- a CDS encoding aminotransferase class V-fold PLP-dependent enzyme; this translates as MTDPAHDPAPWAYETAAVQTAIPRGLGETIGFPIHAAAAFQFDTLEEAQEEFQVNGGLSYARLQNPTVRALETRVSALEGGAATVAVASGQAATLTSILSVCRAGDHVVSAASLFGGTTGMLTNILPLMGITATLVDGTPDAIRGAMRETTRLVWAEMISNPAGDVPDIAALADVAHGHGALLAIDNTCGGVGYLCRPLEHGADIVSQSLTKWAGGHGSVMGGSVTVGTRHDLSRTPIYTDGGEQSLLRVRGEHALAWRQRWLGAHQIGMTLAPHSAFLIAQGLETLALRVSRESATALALAQWLQAHPRVGKVSYPGLPDHRFHANAARQLPRGQGAVLTFEVPDPSAFLARVRVLRIAPNLGDVRTLVVHPWTTTHGRVPEAARHAAGVTPTTIRMSVGVEDLADLQADIEQAL
- the nth gene encoding endonuclease III; this encodes MTRSAVTTRVPAGARTRAPLVLAALEAAYPDARTELAFTTPFELLVATVLSAQATDVSVNAATPALFARYPDAHAMSAATPEDIEPLIRSIGLYRGKARNLAALARLLVERHGGDVPNDFDAVVALPGAGRKTANVVLSNAYGYPAIAVDTHVGRLARRLGLSAQTNPDRVEADLQKLFPRERWVFLHHALILHGRRVCQARTPDCAACSMRGFCPQVGVDRHT